Genomic window (Acidobacteriota bacterium):
AAAAGAATATTTAACAGAACAAGTCATGTCCATTTCTTTCAATGAAGAAGAGAAAGGAATAGCAGAAAAAATAATTGAAAATTTAGATGAAAGAGGATTCTTAATTTCTTCAGTAAAAGAATTATCAGAACGAGAAGATATTGATTTTAATAAGCTAATTAAAACAAAGAGTAAATTACAGGAAGAAATTGATCCCCAAGGTATTGCTTCTGACAACTTTTATGAGTACTTAAAATTTCAACTCAAAAAAATGTTCAAAAATCCTTCTGAGATAAAATATATTTCTGAACAATTAATGAAGTTTGAAAAAAATCAAGGGAAAAAACCAAAAGATTCAGAATTACAATACATAAAAAAATTTATAGAAAAATTAAAAAAATTGAAACCATATCCCATGTATGGAATTGAGGATAAAAAACCTGAATATTTTAATGCGGATGTAATAATCATGAAAGAGGAAAATGGATACAGTATAAACTTAAATACCGAAAACGTCCCGGTTGTGAGAATCAACAGATCCTATTTAAAACTTTTAAAAGAAGAGAAAACCCTTGATAGCGAAACAAGAAAATTCTTAAAAGAAAAGAAGAAAACAGCAGAATTTTTTCTTAAAAGTATTGATCTAAGGAATAAAACCATATTTAAAATCGCTAAAATTATACTTGAAAATCAAAGAGAATTCTTTGAAAAAGGAATAAATTATATCAAACCAATGAAGATGAAAGATATTGCATCATCAATTGGAATTGATGAATCTACTGTTAGCAGAGCAGTTGCGAATAAAAATATTTCTACCCCCCATGGAATATTTCCCATTAAATTTTTCTTCCACAGTAGCCTTCCAGATTCTTACGGACATAATGTATCTTCCTATGCAATAAAAAATAAAATAAGAAGGTTAGTAGAAGAAGAAAACAAAAATTCCCCCTTGACTGATTTAGAAATACTGGAAATATTTAGAGTTGAGGGAATAAAAATTTCAAGGAGGACAGTAACAAAATATAGAGAAGAAATGAAGATCCCTCCATCCTATTTAAGAAAGAAAAATATAAATTTAGGAGTATAAAATGAAAGTCAATTTCACTGGAAGACAGGTTGAAATAACAGAGGAGTTAAAGAGATATATAGAAAAAAAACTGAAAAAAATTGAAAGAACGGGTGTAAAAATAATCGATGTAGATGTTGTTCTATCCGAAGAGAAATATATGAAAGTAGCAGAAATAAACCTGAAAGGGAATCTTCTGTCATTCAATACAGTTCAGAAATCGAACAACATTAGAAAATCAATCAATCAGGCATTCTCAGCAATACAAAAAAGGATGAAAAGAGAGAAAGAAAAATTTATAGATAAAAAAAGGAGAAGAAGGAAAACAAAAGTTATTGAAGAGAGAGTAATTGAAGAGATTGAAACTCAGAATGTTATAAAAACAAACGATTATTATACAAAACCCATAACCTTGGAGGAGGCTTTAATTTATATTAATTCAAATAAAAAAGATATACTTGTATTCAAAAATTCTTTGAATAATAGATTTTCCGTTCTATATAGAAAAAAAGATGGATCGATCAGTTTAATAGAACCTGATCTATAAATTATATGAGACTCAGCAATCTTTTAAAAAAAGATCTTATAATTACAAATCTGACTCAGAAAGATAGGGAAGGAATTCTTCAAGAGATGATAGGCTTTTTAAAAAAGAAAAAATTAATCTCAGACCACAAAGACCTTTTCAAAAAATTACTGGAACGTGAAAAACAAGTAACAACAGCCATAGCCGATGGGATAGCAATTCCTCATTGTAAATCAAAAGAAATTGAAGAATCCATAATAGTCCTGGGAATATCAAAAGAAGGAGCCAACTTCAATTCTATAAATGGGAAGCCAACTCATATTTTTTTTCTTGTAATCTCTCCTCTTGAACTTTCATCTCATCACCTTCAAATATTAGCCTTGGTAGCTCATATGGCAAAGAAAGGTGAACATTTAAGAGACAGGTTGTTAAAGAAAGAGTCTGAAGAAGAAATTATAAAAGCAATCAGGGAAGAAGAAACAACTCATGAATAAAGAGACGATTAAAAAATGCTCTCAAAACGCTATATCTGGAATACTGATGGATATTCTGGGTATCGGAGTATTAATAATCGGCGAAAGCGGAACTGGAAAAAGTGAAAGTGCATTGGATTTGATATTTAAAGGACATAAACTCATTTCAGATGATCTGGTTGACATTTTCAAATCTAAAAATGGAAACCTCATCGGTAAATCTCCTTCTCTCATTAAAAATCTAATGGAAATAAGAGGGTTGGGAATAATTAACATAAAAAAAATTTTTGGACCATCTTCTGTAGAGAAAAAGAAAAAGATAGACCTTGTTATCAAGCTTGAAAAATGGGAAAAAGAAGAAGACTTTGACAGATTGGGAATAGAAGAATTAACTCATGAAATCATGGGAGTAAATTTTCCCCTGATAAAAATCCCAGTCGCGGTAGGGAGAAATCTATCAATTCTAATTGAAGTTGCGGTTAGAAATTTTATTTTAAAAAGACAGGGATATGACTCGGTACATAAATTAAACAATAAACTAAAAAAGATGCTCCAGGCGAAGGAGAAAACTATTTGATTTTTAAGAAAAATTTTTTAATCATAACCGGACTTTCAGGTTCTGGGAAAACATTGTTCTCAAATTTTTTAGAAGATGCGGGATATTTTTGCGTGGACAATCTTCCGTCAAAACTGATTCCAAAATTTATTGAACTTTATGAAAAGAATGAAACAATCTCATCAGCAGCAATTGTAGCTGATATAAGAGAAAAAGATTTTGTTAAGGACTTTCCAGAAGTTTTTAAAGCCCTGAGAAAATCCAAAAAATATAATATAAAGTTGATTTTTCTGGAAGCAAATGATGATCTTCTAATAAGAAGATTCAAAGAAACAAGAAGACCCCATCCATTATCAGAAAATATCCCTTTAAAGATAGGTGTAAAAAAAGAAAAAGAACTACTAAAAAAAATAAAAGAAATGGCCGATGAAATAATAGATACCTCCAGCTTAACAGTCCCCCAATTGAGAGAGTTTGTAAGGGATAAATTTGGAACAAAAACCGATCAAAAGAAAATGATGATACATTTAATTTCTTTTGGATATAAATGGGGGATACCCTTTGATTCAGATTTAGTTCTGGATGTAAGATTTCTTCCAAACCCTTTCTACAAAGAAAAGCTTAAATATCTATCAGGTAAAAATAAAGAGGTAAAAGACTTTATTCTGTCATCAGAGGATACAAAAAAATACTTGCTTTTGTTAGAGCAGATG
Coding sequences:
- a CDS encoding PTS sugar transporter subunit IIA, with protein sequence MRLSNLLKKDLIITNLTQKDREGILQEMIGFLKKKKLISDHKDLFKKLLEREKQVTTAIADGIAIPHCKSKEIEESIIVLGISKEGANFNSINGKPTHIFFLVISPLELSSHHLQILALVAHMAKKGEHLRDRLLKKESEEEIIKAIREEETTHE
- the rapZ gene encoding RNase adapter RapZ, producing the protein MIFKKNFLIITGLSGSGKTLFSNFLEDAGYFCVDNLPSKLIPKFIELYEKNETISSAAIVADIREKDFVKDFPEVFKALRKSKKYNIKLIFLEANDDLLIRRFKETRRPHPLSENIPLKIGVKKEKELLKKIKEMADEIIDTSSLTVPQLREFVRDKFGTKTDQKKMMIHLISFGYKWGIPFDSDLVLDVRFLPNPFYKEKLKYLSGKNKEVKDFILSSEDTKKYLLLLEQMLDFLIPKFISEGKSYLAISFGCTGGKHRSIIIAEEVKKILKNKGLSSKITHRDLNKE
- the rpoN gene encoding RNA polymerase factor sigma-54, which translates into the protein MTINQKFDVKQIQKLIMTPALQKSLKLLPLPNLELARIIEEEIALNPMLEISTEDSNQGEEILQKEVEDLNPAKEDINLDEFLASIPEESFFFPDETINFDLFENIPYKKSIKEYLTEQVMSISFNEEEKGIAEKIIENLDERGFLISSVKELSEREDIDFNKLIKTKSKLQEEIDPQGIASDNFYEYLKFQLKKMFKNPSEIKYISEQLMKFEKNQGKKPKDSELQYIKKFIEKLKKLKPYPMYGIEDKKPEYFNADVIIMKEENGYSINLNTENVPVVRINRSYLKLLKEEKTLDSETRKFLKEKKKTAEFFLKSIDLRNKTIFKIAKIILENQREFFEKGINYIKPMKMKDIASSIGIDESTVSRAVANKNISTPHGIFPIKFFFHSSLPDSYGHNVSSYAIKNKIRRLVEEENKNSPLTDLEILEIFRVEGIKISRRTVTKYREEMKIPPSYLRKKNINLGV
- the raiA gene encoding ribosome-associated translation inhibitor RaiA — its product is MKVNFTGRQVEITEELKRYIEKKLKKIERTGVKIIDVDVVLSEEKYMKVAEINLKGNLLSFNTVQKSNNIRKSINQAFSAIQKRMKREKEKFIDKKRRRRKTKVIEERVIEEIETQNVIKTNDYYTKPITLEEALIYINSNKKDILVFKNSLNNRFSVLYRKKDGSISLIEPDL